A part of Molothrus aeneus isolate 106 chromosome 10, BPBGC_Maene_1.0, whole genome shotgun sequence genomic DNA contains:
- the PDCD1 gene encoding programmed cell death protein 1, with product MAPGASKKSWSSVEVALVDLCAILLCCGPMLTCCRRVTISPAVLTLSEGDKATFFCNISMENDSGSEYSLNWYKETNHSQAQKTAEISRYKPMTETEKYRLINHTPVFEIEILNLHQNDSGSYYCGLITFYEPDKVMESKRAQLIVTATPQVNATDEPEMEEGTPSEHIKAMLLGILLLAGVVVLLIFGYLTFTYRRGDVQKPPSENMPVKEEKPPEVFVSTVDYGVLEFQRDQHSPVPPKTQPAEQTEYATIIFPEEKPVTPERGKKHREERTRQLPSQPC from the exons atggcTCCAGGGGCCTCAAAGAAGTCGTGGAGCAGTGTGGAGGTGGCCCTGGTTGACCTCTGTgccatcctgctctgctgtgggccGATGCTGACCTGCTGCCGCCGGG TGACCATCTCCCCAGCAGTGTTAACTCTCTCTGAAGGTGACAAAGCCACTTTCTTCTGCAATATCTCCATGGAGAATGACTCTGGTTCAGAGTACAGCCTCAATTGGTACAAGGAGACCAACCACAGCCAAGCCCAGAAAACTGCTGAGATCAGCCGATACAAGCCCATGACAGAGACAGAGAAGTACCGACTCATCAACCACACTCCTGTCTTTGAGATTGAGATCCTGAACCTCCACCAGAATGACTCAGGCTCCTACTACTGTGGACTGATCACCTTCTATGAGCCTGATAAAGTGATGGAGAGCAAGAGGGCCCAGCTGATAGTCACAG CAACCCCCCAGGTGAACGCTACTGACGAGCCGGAGATGGAGGAAGGCACCCCCTCAGAGCACATCAAGGCCATGCTCCTGGGCATCCTCCTGCTGGCTGGAGTGGTTGTGCTGCTGATCTTCGGCTACCTCACCTTCACATACAGGAGAGGAG ATGTGCAGAAACCACCGAGTGAAAACATGCCAGTG aaggaagagaagccCCCCGAGGTGTTCGTATCCACAGTGGACTATGGTGTGCTGGAGTTTCAGCgggaccagcacagcccagtgcccCCCAAGACTCAGCCAGCTGAGCAGACTGAATATGCCACCATCATCTTCCCTGAGGAGAAACCTGTCACACCAGAGCGTGGCAAGAAACACCGGGAGGAGAGGACACGACAGCTGccatcacagccctgctga
- the DYNLT2B gene encoding dynein light chain Tctex-type protein 2B — protein sequence MGELGPDEGAQRAENTYSLRPSLQHRFKSSTVKECIRAILKEKLTDVQYKPEEMPELTKSLSDTIKDRLKEEGFDRYKMVVQVVIGEQRGEGVNMAARCFWDADTDSCAHDVFMNDSLFCVVAAFGCFYY from the exons ATGGGCGAGCTGGGCCCGGACGAGGGGGCCCAGAGGGCCGAGAACACGTACAGCCTGCGGCCCAGCCTCCAGCACCG ATTTAAGTCCTCCACAGTAAAAGAATGCATCCGTGCGATACTGAAGGAGAAGCTGACCGATGTACAGTACAAACCAGAAGAAATGCCTGAGCTTACAAAGTCTTTATCAGACACAATAAAAGACAGACTGAAAG aggAGGGATTTGACAGGTACAAGATGGTGGTGCAGGTTGTCAttggagagcagagaggagaaggagtgaA CATGGCTGCACGATGTTTCTGGGACGCTGACACTGACAGCTGTGCTCACGACGTGTTCATGAAC GACAGTCTGTTTTGTGTGGTGGCTGCATTTGGCTGCTTCTACTACTGA